A section of the Leptotrichia buccalis C-1013-b genome encodes:
- a CDS encoding toxin-antitoxin system YwqK family antitoxin: MKIIKVMKIYPEDDIREIFVVKKNEDGEDVFYKDGEPFTGHIEIYGYEERIQVRGQLKDGKRYKKNTQYYPNGQEKIEEYYSENGKRNGTYKIYYETGILQIDGFLENDEKAGHWKWYYPTGVIKEEGNFINGEMKGAWKLYYPDGNVEREIEPLLDGNTEILKGYDENRNLIFEGFMYNGKKHGKYLRYYDSGELEEEGEYKEGLLENEVKTYDKNGNLRYITTYSEDEVIKKYYAYTDITRYYGNNLENSLEKETEEQENKILDSQNTKTSVSSKETKPELTQEQIDKLEADKKFTEIQNWLSTGEEGFFGNGVLGQGNVFPLKKFIERIENFDTDLKKRVYEYIKWYLKSYLETLTFDTKGKYEIEEVLKIFSNTMGLSIQDEHVKENERIKIEEEKKLTPQQLRKKYFLKRMKEDK; encoded by the coding sequence ATGAAAATAATAAAAGTAATGAAAATATATCCAGAAGATGATATAAGAGAAATATTTGTAGTTAAAAAAAATGAAGATGGAGAAGATGTTTTTTATAAGGATGGAGAACCTTTTACTGGACATATTGAAATATACGGGTATGAAGAAAGAATTCAAGTAAGAGGGCAATTGAAAGATGGTAAAAGATATAAAAAAAATACACAATATTATCCAAATGGACAAGAAAAAATAGAGGAATATTACTCAGAAAATGGTAAAAGAAATGGAACATACAAAATTTATTATGAAACAGGAATATTGCAAATAGATGGTTTTCTTGAAAATGATGAAAAAGCTGGGCATTGGAAATGGTATTATCCAACTGGTGTTATCAAAGAAGAGGGTAATTTTATAAATGGAGAAATGAAAGGTGCGTGGAAACTTTATTATCCAGATGGAAATGTTGAAAGAGAGATAGAGCCACTTTTGGATGGAAATACAGAAATTTTAAAAGGTTATGATGAGAACAGGAACTTGATTTTTGAAGGATTTATGTATAATGGGAAAAAACATGGGAAATATTTAAGATATTATGATAGTGGTGAGTTAGAAGAGGAAGGAGAATATAAAGAGGGATTATTAGAAAATGAGGTAAAAACATATGATAAAAATGGGAATTTAAGATATATAACAACTTATTCTGAAGATGAAGTTATAAAAAAATATTATGCTTATACTGATATTACTAGATATTATGGAAATAATTTAGAAAACTCATTAGAAAAAGAAACTGAAGAACAAGAAAATAAAATATTAGATTCTCAAAATACTAAAACATCTGTATCGTCTAAGGAAACAAAACCAGAACTGACACAAGAACAAATTGATAAATTGGAAGCTGATAAGAAATTTACTGAAATACAAAACTGGCTAAGTACAGGTGAAGAAGGTTTTTTTGGGAATGGAGTTTTAGGGCAGGGAAATGTATTTCCATTAAAAAAATTTATTGAAAGAATAGAGAATTTTGATACTGATTTGAAAAAAAGAGTATATGAGTATATAAAATGGTATTTGAAAAGTTATCTTGAAACGTTAACGTTTGATACAAAAGGAAAATATGAAATAGAAGAGGTATTAAAAATATTTAGTAATACAATGGGATTATCTATTCAAGATGAACATGTGAAAGAAAATGAGAGAATAAAGATAGAAGAAGAAAAGAAACTTACGCCACAGCAGTTAAGAAAGAAATATTTTCTTAAAAGAATGAAAGAAGATAAATAG